A single window of Gopherus flavomarginatus isolate rGopFla2 chromosome 15, rGopFla2.mat.asm, whole genome shotgun sequence DNA harbors:
- the PATZ1 gene encoding POZ-, AT hook-, and zinc finger-containing protein 1 isoform X6: MERVSEAAACGPSSGCYTYQVSRHSADMLHSLNQQRKNGGRFCDVLLRVGDESFPAHRAVLAACSEYFESVFSAQLGEGAGGGAEGGAAEAGAGGGAASGGRELEMHTISSKVFGDILDFAYTSRIVVRLESFPELMTAAKFLLMRSVIDICQEVIKQSNVQILVPPARPDIMLFRPSAADLGFPLDMTNGAGLAPNGNGIAGMPEDEATRAALTATQSSLPVLQGVDRLPMVAGPLSPPLLASPFQNVGTSAPALGTKRGRGRPRKANLLDSMMFGTPGGLREAGILPCGLCGKVFTDANRLRQHEAQHGVTSLQLGYIDIPPPRLGENGVPGQDDPDAPRKRSRTRKQVACEICGKIFRDVYHLNRHKLSHSGEKPYSCPVCGLRFKRKDRMSYHVRSHDGSVGKPYICQSCGKGFSRPDHLNGHIKQVHTSERPHKCQTCNASFATRDRLRSHLACHEDKVPCQVCGKYLRAAYMADHLKKHSEGPSNFCTICNRGLQAPGAHPEWGSSVPLRQDLWHQRRPEMLTFGPD; encoded by the exons ATGGAGCGGGTGAGCGAGGCCGCCGCCTGCGGCCCGTCGTCGGGCTGCTACACCTACCAGGTGAGCCGGCACAGCGCCGACATGCTGCACAGCCTCAACCAGCAGCGCAAGAACGGCGGCCGCTTCTGCGACGTGCTGCTGCGGGTGGGCGACGAGAGCTTCCCCGCGCACCGGGCCGTGCTGGCCGCCTGCAGCGAGTACTTCGAGTCGGTCTTCAGCGCGCAGCTGGGCGAGGGGGCCGGCGGGGGCGCGGAAGGGGGCGCCGCGGAGGCCGGGGCCGGCGGCGGGGCGGCCTCGGGCGGGCGGGAGCTGGAGATGCACACCATCAGCTCCAAGGTCTTCGGGGACATCCTGGACTTCGCCTACACGTCGCGCATCGTGGTGCGGCTGGAGAGCTTCCCCGAGCTCATGACGGCCGCCAAGTTCCTGCTCATGCGCTCCGTCATCGACATCTGCCAGGAGGTCATCAAGCAGTCCAACGTGCAGATCCTGGTGCCGCCCGCGCGCCCGGACATCATGCTCTTCCGCCCCAGCGCTGCTGACCTGGGCTTCCCCCTGGACATGACCAACGGGGCTGGCCTGGCGCCCAATGGCAACGGCATCGCCGGCATGCCTGAAGACGAGGCCACGCGGGCCGCCCTCACCGCCACCCAGTCCTCCTTGCCCGTCCTGCAAGGTGTCGACCGCCTGCCCATGGTGGCGGGGCCCTTGTCGCCACCCCTACTGGCCTCGCCCTTCCAGAACGTGGGGACCAGTGCCCCCGCTTTGGGCACCAAGAGGGGCAGGGGGCGTCCCCGCAAAGCAAACCTCTTGGACTCTATGATGTTTGGTACCCCAGGGGGCCTGCGAGAGGCTGGCATCCTTCCTTGTGGCCTCTGTGGGAAAGTGTTTACAGACGCCAATCGTCTGCGGCAGCATGAGGCTCAGCATGGGGTGACGAGCTTACAGTTGGGTTACATAGACATCCCACCGCCAAGGCTAGGTGAAAACGGGGTGCCTGGTCAGGATGATCCTGATGCCCCCCGAAAGAGGAGCAGGACAAGGAAGCAGGTGGCCTGTGAGATCTGTGGCAAGATTTTTCGGGACGTGTACCACCTGAACCGGCACAAGCTGTCGCACTCCGGCGAGAAGCCATATTCTTGTCCAGTGTGTGGGCTGCGTTTCAAGCGGAAAGACAGGATGTCCTATCATGTTCGGTCTCACGATGGCTCTGTGGGAAAGCCCTACATCTGCCAGAGCTGTGGAAAAGGCTTCTCCAG gcCAGACCACTTGAATGGGCATATCAAACAGGTGCACACGTCGGAGAGACCTCATAAGTGTCAG ACCTGTAATGCTTCCTTTGCCACCCGTGACCGACTGCGCTCACACTTAGCATGCCATGAAGACAAAGTTCCATGCCAGGTGTGTGGAAAGTACTTGCGGGCAGCATACATGGCAGATCATTTGAAGAAACACAGCGAAGGACCAAGCAATTTCTGCACTATCTGTAACCGAG